A window from Telopea speciosissima isolate NSW1024214 ecotype Mountain lineage chromosome 8, Tspe_v1, whole genome shotgun sequence encodes these proteins:
- the LOC122638357 gene encoding uncharacterized protein LOC122638357 produces the protein MWKEELDWDETLIRRFIGREALWVHRRILSQCWIKHFVSDLQGAFCHYKIRPGINHDMQSFIYNEMQLFHACLAVLDDEFEDGQAQASFAAAYILRLLKHIPQSKGIELEEKLRELGGIKTLLNKLCPYRAQLWDGLMS, from the exons ATGTGGAAG GAGGAGCTTGATTGGGATGAGACTTTAATCAGGCGTTTCATAGGGAGAGAG GCTCTGTGGGTTCATCGCCGCATCCTGTCTCAGTGTTGGATAAAGCATTTTGTTTCTGATCTTCAAGGTGCATTTTGCCATTACAAAATCCGCCCTGGGATAAATCATGATATGcagtcctttatttataatgagatgCAACTATTTCACGCATGCTTAGCTGTTTTAGATGATGAGTTTGAGGATGGCCAAGCACAGGCATCGTTTGCAGCTGCTTACATCTTAAGGTTGTTGAAG CATATTCCTCAATCTAAAGGTATTGAGCTTGAAGAGAAGCTAAGGGAACTAGGAGGCATCAAAACATTGCTAAATAAGTTATGCCCATATAGGGCTCAACTATGGGATGGTTTAATGAGCTGA
- the LOC122671137 gene encoding protein TAPETUM DETERMINANT 1-like has protein sequence MTTAGAGAAETNRAWGEKCSRSDIVVNQGPTSPLPNGIPTYTVEIVNACSTGCEISDIHVSCGWFSSARLINPKLFKRLHHDDCLVNDGKPLPNGAILSFKYANSFPYPLAVSSVVCGG, from the coding sequence ATGACCACAGCGGGAGCGGGAGCGGCGGAGACGAACCGTGCGTGGGGAGAGAAGTGTTCGAGATCAGACATAGTGGTGAACCAGGGACCGACGTCTCCACTGCCGAATGGGATCCCAACGTATACGGTGGAGATAGTTAACGCGTGCTCCACGGGTTGTGAAATCTCGGACATTCACGTCAGTTGCGGCTGGTTCAGCTCCGCTCGCCTCATCAATCCAAAGCTGTTCAAACGGCTCCACCATGACGACTGCCTCGTCAACGACGGAAAGCCCCTCCCAAACGGCGCCATCCTCTCCTTCAAGTACGCCAACTCTTTCCCTTACCCACTCGCCGTCTCTTCCGTCGTCTGCGGCGGTTGA
- the LOC122638356 gene encoding uncharacterized protein LOC122638356 — translation MDARLLVFVATTLFMASLSHGTTKSSATIVVMGVVYCDTCSNNTFSRHSYFLPGVKVHVDCELNANSPTTTERLSFSVNRTTDRFGVYKLEIASVDGFQCAESSTIQTFCKASLIGSSTSSCNVPGLKTTAQEMVIKSKQVNLCIYSLGVLNYKPPMRNKVLCGN, via the exons ATGGATGCTAGGCTTCTTGTTTTTGTTGCTACTACTTTGTTCATGGCCTCACTTTCTCATGGAACCACCAAGTCATCAGCTACGATTGTTGTTATGGGTGTTGTTTATTGTGATACCTGCTCCAACAATACTTTCTCTAGACACAGTTACTTCTTACCAG GTGTGAAAGTTCATGTGGACTGCGAATTGAATGCAAACTCACCAACAACCACAGAGCGGCTCTCCTTCTCAGTTAACAGAACAACAGATAGATTTGGTGTTTACAAGTTGGAGATCGCCTCTGTTGATGGGTTTCAGTGTGCAGAAAGTTCTACAATTCAGACATTTTGTAAAGCAAGCTTGATTGGCAGCTCAACTTCTTCCTGCAATGTTCCTGGGTTGAAGACCACAGCACAAGAGATGGTAATCAAGTCAAAACAGGTCAATCTCTGTATTTACAGTTTGGGTGTCTTGAACTACAAACCACCCATGAGAAATAAAGTGTTGTGTGGAAACTAG